The sequence below is a genomic window from Sinorhizobium terangae.
CTCGCGAACGGAATCGATATATCGCCCCATGCCGCCGTCGCCGCCCTTGACGTAGTGCCAGTGCCGCACGGAGATGCCGACACGGCCGGTCGGTGCCGGACGGCCGATCATCAGCAGCGCCTTGATCCGCTCGACGTCCGCAAGCGCGAAGACGGAATCGGCAACCACGTGGCATTTCGACGGATCGTCGACGAGACCGAGGATATGGTCGCGTGAGCGGGCGTCGCGCAGGAGAATCAGCGGGCTGCGGGCGAAAATCGGCGGCAGCATCCTGAGGTTGTAAGGTTTCTCGAACGGGCCAAGCGACTGGGTGAAGAAAATCGTCTTCTTGCCGAGCATCTCACCGAGCTTGAACTGGTTGATGCGCCGCTCGAGCGAATAGTTCTCGACGAGATAGGTGCCGCCGGTAGTGATCACCAGATCGGCGTCCTTGTAGAGTGCAAGGCTCTTGCGGTCCTCGTCGCTGAAGAAGCGCCTGTCGAGATAGTTGCCGCTGCCGAGATGGCGGAGCGCCTGGAAGGCTGCCTGGTTATAGACCTGCTTCAGCGCATTCTTGACGGTGTTGTCGTCGTATTTGTACTTGAAGATCGATTCCGAGGGGAGTTTACGCAGTTCGATGTCGGGATACTGCTCCTTCGGATACAGTCGCGCCGCGACTTCCGGCTGGCTGTCGAACACCAGGAATTCGACCTTCTCGCCCAGTATCGATTTCAGGATATGCCTGATCGCGAAAAGAATGGCCGCGTCGCCCGTGTTCAAGCAGACGGTATTTTCGACTACAACTTTCATGTTCCGTCATCCCCGTGTGAAAGTCTCGCCAGACATGGGAGGGTAGTGTCGGCCGACTTGCCGCTCGCAGCGGCGCCCGTGTCCGACGGACAACCCGCAATGGCGTTCTGTCGCGAAGTTTTGGTGAATTCATGGCCGGGGAAGCGTTTTCTGCCGCAATGCAGCATAAGGGGTGGGCCTCATAACAAGGCGGCGGCCTGAGGCGCTAACGGCAACGGAGTCTGGCTCTGGGCAGCGACTATGAACTCGAAAGCAGCGGGAAATGGCTCTGGGCCGTTGCGGTGGCAAACCAACCGCTTAGTCTGGCGATCGAAATATTGGCCGGATCGAGCCTCACGGACGCCGTTTACGGGTCTGGGATTGCGGCCTCACTGCCTGCCGGTGCGTGGCAATCGGCGCGCCTGGTCGTGCCTTGGCAACGCGAGACCAAGCGGAACCTCGCCTTTGTATGGGAGGAAGGCATGCTCACTTTTGGAGACCTGATCCGCCGCAACGGCCTGAATTGGGGCGACAAGGATGCATTCGTTGAAATGGATCGACGTCGCAATTGGCGTGAGTTCCATGCGCGCACCGATGCGTTAGGTCACGCCATGCGTCGTCTTGGCGTTACTGCCGGCGACCGTGTGGCTGTCCTATCGACCGACCGCATCGAGGTTGCGGAGACATTCGGTGCCTGCATGAAGGTTGGGTGCGTGCGGATCGGGCTGAATCCGCGCCTCGCTCCGCCGGAGATCGCCGCGCTCGTCGCGGACTGCTCACCTGCCGTGATCTTTGCTCATTGCGACCATCTTCCCCTGATTGACCGGACGGCAAGAGCGGCGGTGCCGACCCCAGATGTTCGTGGCGAAATGCGCGTCATCGAGTTCGGATCGCTTTCCAGCGAATACGAAAAGCTCATCTTTGCCGAAAGCGACCAGCCAGAGCTTGTTCAGACGCCACATCCGATTGCGATGATTGCCTACACGACCGGCTCGACAGGGCTTCCCAAAGGGGCTGTCTACCCACACGGAGCCTTCCTTCAGTCGATCCTTTATACCGCTTTGTTGGAGGGGATCGATCCATCAAGCCGTTGGCTCCACGTGATGCCTGCGGCGGGAGCTCCCTTGATGCACATGATCCGCAACCTGTTTCATGCTGCCGCCACGGTGATTGTCGGCCCCTGGTCTGCAGAGCAAGCGCTTCTTCTGATCGAGCGCGAGCGTACCACCAATGTCGTCCTCGTGCCCACCATGCTGAATGCACTGCTCGAATCGAGCATGATCGGACGCACGGACATGAGTTCGATGCGGTTGTTTGGTTACGGAGGTTCTCCGCTTCCGCCGAAGACGCTCAAGGAAGCGATGAGAGTTTTTGCCAGGCCGTTTCTCCAGATGTTCGGCACCACGGAGTTGATGGGCATGTCGATGATGCTGTTCCCCTCAGACCACGAACTCGGCATCACCGCTCGCCCGGAGATCCTGGCTTCCGCCGGCAAATCCCTCCCGTTCGTCGATGTCAAGTTGGTGGATGAGAATGGCGGTCCTCTTCCCTCCGGCGAGACGGGTGAACTTATCGTCCGTAGCGACACGTCGTTCTC
It includes:
- a CDS encoding polysaccharide pyruvyl transferase family protein is translated as MKVVVENTVCLNTGDAAILFAIRHILKSILGEKVEFLVFDSQPEVAARLYPKEQYPDIELRKLPSESIFKYKYDDNTVKNALKQVYNQAAFQALRHLGSGNYLDRRFFSDEDRKSLALYKDADLVITTGGTYLVENYSLERRINQFKLGEMLGKKTIFFTQSLGPFEKPYNLRMLPPIFARSPLILLRDARSRDHILGLVDDPSKCHVVADSVFALADVERIKALLMIGRPAPTGRVGISVRHWHYVKGGDGGMGRYIDSVREMATKLVRNHGKKVTFISTCQGVPEYAHDDSKTANLIVSGLAPEIAEHVSVDASFHTPEQLMAIAKDLDFVVATRMHMMIMSLCTGTPVLPIAYEFKTKEVAKRVGVDEVLLDIDTVTPQEASAKLDRFIGNLDLYRETSLKAVLEEHASAMSAADLLRPIVEALSANGAYGLRKDVEQNLARLA
- a CDS encoding class I adenylate-forming enzyme family protein, whose amino-acid sequence is MLTFGDLIRRNGLNWGDKDAFVEMDRRRNWREFHARTDALGHAMRRLGVTAGDRVAVLSTDRIEVAETFGACMKVGCVRIGLNPRLAPPEIAALVADCSPAVIFAHCDHLPLIDRTARAAVPTPDVRGEMRVIEFGSLSSEYEKLIFAESDQPELVQTPHPIAMIAYTTGSTGLPKGAVYPHGAFLQSILYTALLEGIDPSSRWLHVMPAAGAPLMHMIRNLFHAAATVIVGPWSAEQALLLIERERTTNVVLVPTMLNALLESSMIGRTDMSSMRLFGYGGSPLPPKTLKEAMRVFARPFLQMFGTTELMGMSMMLFPSDHELGITARPEILASAGKSLPFVDVKLVDENGGPLPSGETGELIVRSDTSFSGYWNAPEKSAEVVKGGWIYTGDMARIDETGYVYLRDRVKFRIKTGGYSVFPTEVENALAEHPAVNEVAVVGLPDERCGERIHAVVSIVSGRTVTSDELREFCRDRIAAFKIPESIEVWATIPKGPTGKIQKRAVIEHYTAKPGSRLHDE